From the genome of Azospirillum brasilense, one region includes:
- a CDS encoding PAS domain-containing transcriptional regulator yields MDVGLVLLDGDRRVVSVNASVARMLGRDRPLLGASLHDLHPPGSRAKVELLLAAAHDPDSPAAASSMMVALPGRTIVVKATALPPGGGAALALMLFEVNGKALPEPAPPPPVDAAPEPVTPLVKLPITTRQGVVLIDPADAVYVQADGHYTRVHTADGAFFCSLSLSELEARLDGRQFVRAHRRYLVNLRHAQAIDRSDGRAAFVMAAPGSPRVPVSRGRIEQLKKLLAL; encoded by the coding sequence ATGGACGTTGGCCTCGTCCTGCTCGACGGCGACCGGCGCGTGGTGTCGGTCAACGCCTCCGTGGCGCGGATGCTGGGGCGCGACCGTCCGCTGCTGGGAGCCAGCCTGCACGACCTGCACCCGCCGGGCAGCCGCGCCAAGGTGGAACTGCTGCTGGCCGCGGCGCACGACCCGGACTCCCCGGCGGCGGCCAGCTCCATGATGGTTGCCTTGCCGGGGCGGACCATCGTGGTGAAGGCGACAGCCCTGCCGCCGGGCGGCGGGGCCGCGCTGGCCCTGATGCTGTTCGAGGTGAACGGGAAGGCGCTTCCCGAGCCGGCTCCGCCGCCGCCCGTGGACGCGGCGCCCGAACCGGTCACGCCGCTGGTGAAGCTGCCGATCACGACGCGCCAGGGCGTGGTTCTGATCGATCCCGCCGACGCGGTCTATGTGCAGGCCGACGGCCATTACACGCGGGTCCACACGGCGGACGGCGCCTTCTTCTGTTCGCTCTCGCTGTCGGAGCTGGAGGCGCGGCTCGACGGGCGGCAGTTCGTGCGGGCGCACCGCCGCTATCTGGTCAACCTGCGCCACGCCCAGGCCATCGACCGCAGCGACGGGCGGGCCGCCTTCGTCATGGCCGCCCCCGGCTCCCCCCGCGTGCCGGTCAGCCGCGGCCGGATCGAGCAGTTGAAGAAACTGTTGGCTCTCTAG
- a CDS encoding RNA methyltransferase, translating into MTSGKDPNRPSVLGGPTIILVQPQLGENIGACARAMLNCGLTELRLVKPRDGWPNEKAVAAASGADPVLDGAKLYDTTAEAVADLNVVFATTVRTRGMIQEFVTPRVAATELRAHVDSGHKTGVLFGPERTGLVNDDLTLASTLITVPLNPAFSSLNLAQAVLLIGYEWFQTGETPPDRVLHTGQTRPATKAELLNFFEHLEGDLDRTGFFTSPEKRPSMVRTLRNALERMQMTEQEVRTFHGVVAALTGRRKGEP; encoded by the coding sequence ATGACCTCCGGCAAAGACCCCAACCGGCCCTCCGTCCTGGGCGGCCCGACCATCATCCTCGTGCAGCCCCAGCTCGGCGAGAACATCGGCGCCTGCGCGCGGGCCATGCTCAATTGCGGCCTGACCGAGCTGCGTCTGGTGAAGCCGCGCGACGGCTGGCCGAACGAGAAGGCGGTGGCTGCGGCGTCGGGCGCCGATCCGGTGCTGGACGGGGCGAAACTCTACGACACGACGGCGGAGGCCGTGGCCGACCTGAACGTGGTCTTCGCCACCACCGTCCGCACCCGCGGGATGATCCAGGAGTTCGTCACCCCGCGCGTCGCGGCGACGGAGCTGCGCGCCCATGTCGACTCCGGGCACAAGACCGGCGTGCTGTTCGGGCCGGAGCGCACCGGTCTGGTCAACGACGACCTGACGCTGGCTTCAACGCTGATCACCGTTCCGCTGAACCCCGCCTTCTCCTCGCTCAATCTGGCGCAGGCGGTCCTGCTGATCGGCTACGAATGGTTCCAGACCGGCGAGACCCCGCCGGACCGCGTGCTGCACACCGGCCAGACCCGCCCGGCGACCAAGGCGGAGCTGCTGAACTTCTTCGAGCATCTGGAAGGCGACCTCGACCGCACCGGCTTCTTCACCTCGCCGGAGAAGCGCCCCTCCATGGTCCGCACGCTGCGCAACGCCCTGGAGCGGATGCAGATGACCGAGCAGGAGGTCCGCACCTTCCACGGCGTCGTCGCGGCGCTGACCGGACGGCGCAAGGGCGAACCGTAA
- the cimA gene encoding citramalate synthase: MTGERIHLYDTTLRDGAQTQDVDFSVADKIAIARDLDRLGIDYVEGGWPGANPTDDQFFAEAPDLARSTFTAFGMTRRPGRSTANDPQLAALIQSKARAVCIVGKTWDFHVDVALAIPRDENIALIADSIAALNAAKGEALFDAEHFFDGYKRNPAYAASCIKAAYEAGARWVVLCDTNGGTLPHEIDEIVRQVIQEHGIPGDRLGIHCHNDTENAVANSLAAVRAGVRMVQGTINGLGERCGNANLVSLIPSLMLKMGYDVGIRPADLPLLTEISRKFDERLNRAPNRHAPYVGASAFAHKGGLHVSAVEKDPSSYEHVEPEAVGNRRQIVMSDQAGRANVIARLREMGMAVDPKDERLNRLLDLVKQRDTEGYAYDTAEASFELLVRRELGEVPDYFTLKRFHVTDERRYNAKGELVVESEAVVRVKIGGKEYHEVASGNGPVNALDTAMRKALEPLYPLLGGVKLSDYRVRILAAKDGTGAMPRVLIRSRNGDGQEWSTLGVSTNIIEASMEALVDSYTFKLFKGGATPRS; encoded by the coding sequence ATGACGGGCGAACGCATCCATCTGTACGACACGACGCTGCGCGACGGGGCGCAGACCCAGGACGTGGATTTCTCCGTCGCCGACAAGATCGCCATCGCCCGCGACCTCGACCGGCTGGGAATCGACTATGTGGAAGGCGGCTGGCCCGGCGCCAACCCGACCGACGACCAGTTCTTCGCCGAGGCGCCGGACCTCGCCCGCTCGACCTTCACCGCCTTCGGCATGACCCGCCGTCCCGGCCGCAGCACCGCGAACGACCCGCAGCTCGCCGCCCTGATCCAGTCGAAGGCGCGCGCCGTCTGCATCGTCGGCAAGACCTGGGATTTCCACGTCGACGTGGCGCTGGCCATCCCGCGCGATGAGAACATCGCGCTGATCGCCGACAGCATCGCCGCGCTGAACGCCGCCAAGGGGGAGGCGCTGTTCGACGCCGAGCATTTCTTCGACGGCTACAAGCGCAACCCGGCCTACGCCGCGTCCTGCATCAAGGCCGCCTACGAGGCCGGGGCGCGCTGGGTCGTGCTGTGCGACACCAACGGCGGCACGCTGCCCCATGAGATCGACGAGATCGTCCGCCAAGTGATCCAGGAGCACGGCATCCCCGGCGACCGGCTGGGCATCCACTGCCACAACGACACCGAGAACGCCGTCGCCAACTCGTTGGCCGCGGTGCGGGCCGGGGTGCGGATGGTGCAGGGGACGATCAACGGGCTGGGCGAGCGCTGCGGCAACGCCAACCTCGTGTCGCTGATCCCGTCGCTGATGCTGAAGATGGGCTACGACGTCGGCATCCGGCCCGCCGACCTGCCGCTGCTGACCGAGATCAGCCGCAAGTTCGACGAGCGGCTGAACCGCGCGCCGAACCGCCACGCCCCCTACGTCGGCGCCAGCGCCTTCGCCCACAAGGGCGGGCTGCACGTCTCCGCCGTGGAGAAGGACCCGTCCTCCTACGAGCATGTCGAGCCGGAGGCGGTCGGCAACCGCCGTCAGATCGTCATGTCGGACCAGGCGGGCCGCGCCAACGTCATCGCGCGGCTGCGCGAGATGGGCATGGCCGTGGACCCGAAGGACGAGCGGCTGAACCGCCTGCTCGACCTCGTGAAGCAGCGCGACACCGAGGGCTACGCCTACGACACCGCCGAGGCCAGCTTCGAGCTGCTGGTCCGCCGCGAGCTGGGCGAGGTGCCGGACTATTTCACCCTGAAGCGCTTCCACGTCACCGACGAGCGCCGCTACAACGCCAAGGGCGAGCTGGTGGTCGAGTCCGAAGCCGTCGTCCGCGTGAAGATCGGCGGCAAGGAGTATCACGAGGTGGCGTCGGGCAACGGCCCGGTGAACGCGCTGGACACCGCGATGCGCAAGGCGCTGGAGCCTCTGTACCCGCTGCTCGGCGGGGTGAAGCTGTCCGACTACCGCGTGCGCATCCTGGCGGCCAAGGACGGCACCGGCGCCATGCCGCGCGTGCTGATCCGCTCGCGCAACGGCGACGGGCAGGAATGGTCGACGCTGGGCGTCTCCACCAACATCATCGAGGCGTCGATGGAGGCGCTGGTGGACAGTTACACATTCAAGCTGTTTAAAGGCGGCGCAACACCGCGAAGCTGA
- a CDS encoding response regulator: MTPAGDDDQDKLVMVIDDERTVLQALNLLLEMWGYRVVTAESEGEAVDRLSLAGETPHAILADYRLREGRTGVQAIDRIRAEAGAEVPGVIITGDTSTEGLRDARARGLTVLQKPVLPPHLQAVLTKVLREQPAGTA, from the coding sequence GTGACTCCCGCGGGTGACGACGACCAGGACAAGCTCGTCATGGTGATCGACGACGAGCGGACGGTTCTGCAGGCCCTCAACCTCCTGCTGGAGATGTGGGGGTACCGGGTCGTCACCGCCGAAAGCGAGGGCGAAGCCGTCGACCGCCTGTCCCTCGCCGGGGAAACGCCGCACGCTATCCTGGCCGACTACCGCCTGCGCGAAGGGCGCACCGGCGTCCAGGCCATCGACCGCATCCGGGCGGAGGCCGGGGCCGAGGTGCCCGGCGTCATCATCACCGGCGACACCTCCACCGAAGGGCTGCGCGACGCCCGCGCCCGCGGGTTGACCGTCCTGCAGAAACCGGTGCTGCCACCCCATCTCCAGGCGGTTCTGACCAAGGTGCTGCGGGAGCAGCCCGCCGGCACGGCATGA
- a CDS encoding CHASE domain-containing protein, with amino-acid sequence MDLPLPPAPAAPSKPRHNEPKRKRTAVPDGRLFRSWESWVVFGLGLLLTGLAWWLLAEQNHRLAEARFRALARDLAGDVTARLDTYEQMLQGAVAMVDAGGGQVSRTEWRAYVTGLHVEDRYPGIQGIGYAKRVKALDREQHEASLHAAGFYSYRVTPEGERPEYFPIIYIEPFASRNLRAFGFDMHAEPTRQAAMERARSTGTAAATARLRLVQETEEDVQPGFLIYVPVYDQALPLTTANDRREALLGFVYSPFRAHDLMRSIMGQGASQLLDIRVHDGTEATSDSLMFDSAIAQDAAFQEVLYVEVFGRPWTLVLSGTHAFEESVASATPRAVLFAGLIITLLLVATVNSVLQDRDRMAELRRSYDALALARAEAEQANAAKSRFLAAASHDLRQPLQTLGIYLHMIGEQADSPRLRKLVDAARDGFEATQRLLNSLMDIATLETGVISPQLSELDLPVFLERICEEGRLEAAGKGLGFRVTCGGARVTTDPAMLERIVRNLLSNALKYTPSGTIRVTCRQARGFTAIKVQDTGPGIPQDRLHLIFEDFYQIGNPERDRRKGLGLGLATVARLSRLLGYRVRVLSRPGRGAIFLVEIPDEAPGPHQTTETLTSVA; translated from the coding sequence ATGGACCTTCCGTTACCACCGGCGCCCGCCGCGCCATCCAAGCCAAGGCACAACGAGCCGAAGCGCAAGCGCACCGCCGTTCCCGACGGACGGCTCTTCCGTTCCTGGGAAAGCTGGGTGGTCTTCGGGCTGGGGCTGCTGCTGACCGGCCTCGCTTGGTGGCTGCTGGCCGAGCAGAACCACCGGCTGGCCGAGGCGCGTTTCCGCGCGCTCGCCCGCGACCTGGCGGGCGACGTCACGGCGCGGCTCGACACCTATGAACAGATGCTCCAGGGCGCCGTAGCGATGGTGGACGCCGGCGGCGGGCAGGTCAGCCGCACGGAATGGCGGGCCTACGTCACCGGCCTGCATGTGGAGGACCGCTATCCCGGCATCCAAGGCATCGGCTACGCCAAGCGCGTGAAGGCTCTCGACCGGGAGCAGCACGAGGCGTCGCTGCACGCCGCCGGCTTCTACAGCTACCGCGTGACGCCGGAGGGGGAGCGGCCCGAATATTTCCCCATCATCTACATCGAGCCCTTCGCCAGCCGCAACCTGCGGGCCTTCGGCTTCGACATGCACGCCGAGCCAACCCGCCAAGCCGCCATGGAGCGCGCCCGGAGCACCGGCACCGCCGCGGCAACCGCCCGGCTGCGGCTGGTCCAGGAAACCGAGGAGGACGTGCAGCCCGGCTTCCTCATCTATGTGCCCGTCTACGACCAGGCCCTGCCGCTGACCACCGCCAACGACCGGCGCGAGGCGCTGCTGGGCTTCGTCTACAGCCCCTTCCGCGCGCACGACCTGATGCGCAGCATCATGGGCCAGGGCGCGTCCCAACTGCTGGACATCCGTGTCCATGACGGGACGGAGGCCACGTCGGACTCCCTGATGTTCGATTCCGCGATCGCCCAGGACGCCGCTTTTCAGGAGGTTCTCTACGTCGAGGTGTTCGGCCGTCCCTGGACGCTCGTCCTGTCCGGCACCCACGCCTTCGAGGAAAGCGTCGCCAGCGCCACGCCGCGGGCGGTTCTGTTCGCCGGCCTGATCATCACCCTGCTTCTGGTCGCCACCGTCAACTCCGTGCTCCAGGACCGCGACCGCATGGCAGAGCTGCGCCGCAGCTACGACGCGCTGGCGCTGGCGCGGGCCGAGGCGGAGCAGGCCAACGCCGCCAAGTCGCGCTTCCTCGCCGCCGCCAGCCACGACCTGCGCCAGCCGCTCCAGACGCTGGGCATTTATCTGCACATGATCGGCGAACAGGCGGACAGCCCCCGGCTGCGCAAGCTGGTGGACGCCGCCCGCGACGGGTTCGAGGCGACGCAGCGCCTGCTGAACTCGCTGATGGACATCGCCACGCTGGAAACCGGCGTGATCAGCCCTCAGCTGTCCGAGCTGGACCTGCCCGTCTTCTTGGAGCGCATCTGCGAGGAAGGCCGGCTGGAGGCCGCCGGCAAGGGGTTGGGCTTCCGCGTCACCTGCGGCGGCGCCCGCGTGACGACCGACCCGGCGATGCTGGAGCGGATCGTCCGCAACCTGCTGAGCAACGCGCTGAAATACACGCCCAGCGGCACCATCCGGGTAACCTGCCGACAGGCGCGCGGATTCACCGCCATCAAGGTGCAGGACACCGGCCCCGGCATCCCGCAGGACCGGTTGCATCTGATTTTCGAGGACTTCTACCAGATCGGCAATCCGGAGCGCGACCGGCGCAAGGGCCTCGGCCTCGGCCTCGCCACCGTGGCGCGGCTCAGCCGGCTGCTCGGCTACCGGGTGCGGGTGCTGTCGCGCCCGGGACGCGGCGCCATCTTCCTGGTCGAGATTCCCGACGAGGCGCCCGGCCCCCACCAGACCACCGAGACCTTGACGTCCGTGGCCTGA
- a CDS encoding preQ0 transporter — MLWLAAYIGSVLAINYAFSLAPHLDLVWSCWAGLIFILRDMVQVRYGHWSLAAMLAATLLSFLLADPFVATASVTAFAVSELIDWGVFTVTRRPLRDRLWISAALSVPVDTALFFGMLGIWDPTVWAASLASKLAGVSAVWMLMRARSARPATA, encoded by the coding sequence ATGCTCTGGCTCGCCGCCTACATTGGCAGCGTACTCGCCATCAACTACGCCTTCAGCCTGGCGCCGCATCTGGATCTGGTGTGGTCCTGCTGGGCCGGGTTGATCTTCATCCTGCGCGACATGGTCCAGGTCCGTTACGGCCACTGGTCGCTGGCCGCCATGCTGGCCGCCACGCTGCTGTCCTTCCTGCTGGCCGACCCCTTCGTCGCGACGGCCAGCGTCACCGCCTTCGCGGTGTCGGAGCTGATCGATTGGGGCGTCTTCACCGTCACCCGCCGCCCGCTGCGCGACCGGCTGTGGATCAGCGCCGCCCTGTCGGTGCCGGTGGACACGGCGCTGTTCTTCGGCATGCTCGGCATCTGGGATCCGACGGTCTGGGCGGCCAGCCTGGCGTCCAAGCTGGCCGGCGTGTCGGCGGTGTGGATGCTGATGCGCGCCCGGTCGGCCCGGCCGGCGACGGCGTGA
- a CDS encoding acyltransferase family protein: MGGTRDHALDAARSLLMILGVPYHAALIYTPGYDWVMNSPDGIAWIGLFADFIHSFRMPAFFLISGLLITHSLRRHGPRAVLTSRASRLLVPLVAMAATLNVAQLWMESRAVDPGLAAGEFLTQTIPAAFWSGGLVYHLWFLVELFISVLALCLTYPLLVALHRRMAERAPGLARWLADPPDWLPPLLLSLVMMGVLGFDNISDRLVMPLVPTNSTAVSIVTSAGFFAVGVLIAHWPGGAARYAKASWGVALTYLVCFTIHIGMVGVEKPMPVRFLDEALRAVAAWSAFRFVLGLTQSFFSAESRRVRALSQASYTIYLLHHLVVMAAGFALLAVTAPPLLEFAAITTVGLFVPLAVHHGLVRRSPALRFLMNGVPLGEAKKQSGPARSREAMARRTG, translated from the coding sequence ATGGGCGGCACACGGGATCACGCGCTGGACGCGGCGCGCAGCCTGCTGATGATCCTCGGCGTGCCCTACCACGCGGCGCTGATCTACACGCCGGGCTACGACTGGGTGATGAACTCGCCCGACGGCATCGCCTGGATCGGGCTGTTCGCGGATTTCATCCACAGCTTCCGCATGCCCGCCTTCTTCCTGATCTCCGGCCTGCTGATCACCCACAGCCTGCGCCGGCACGGACCGCGGGCGGTGCTGACCTCGCGCGCCTCGCGGCTGCTGGTGCCGCTCGTCGCCATGGCGGCGACGTTGAACGTCGCGCAGTTGTGGATGGAAAGCCGCGCGGTCGACCCCGGCCTGGCCGCGGGGGAGTTCCTCACCCAGACCATCCCCGCGGCCTTCTGGAGCGGCGGGCTCGTCTATCACCTGTGGTTCCTGGTCGAGCTGTTCATCAGCGTGCTGGCGCTCTGCCTCACCTACCCGCTGCTGGTTGCGCTGCACCGGCGGATGGCGGAGCGCGCGCCGGGGCTGGCCCGCTGGCTGGCCGATCCGCCGGACTGGCTGCCACCGCTCCTGCTCAGCCTCGTCATGATGGGGGTGCTGGGCTTCGACAACATCTCCGACCGGCTGGTGATGCCGCTGGTGCCGACCAACTCCACGGCGGTGAGCATCGTCACCTCGGCGGGCTTCTTCGCGGTCGGGGTGCTGATCGCCCATTGGCCGGGCGGCGCCGCGCGCTACGCCAAGGCGAGTTGGGGGGTGGCGCTGACCTATCTGGTCTGCTTCACCATCCACATCGGCATGGTCGGCGTGGAAAAGCCCATGCCGGTGCGCTTTCTCGACGAGGCGTTGCGCGCCGTCGCCGCCTGGTCGGCCTTCCGCTTCGTCCTCGGCCTGACGCAGTCCTTCTTCTCGGCGGAGAGCCGCCGGGTGCGTGCGCTGTCGCAGGCCTCCTACACGATCTACCTGCTGCACCATCTGGTGGTCATGGCCGCCGGCTTCGCCCTGCTGGCCGTCACCGCGCCGCCGCTGCTGGAGTTCGCCGCGATCACCACGGTCGGCCTGTTCGTGCCGCTGGCGGTCCATCACGGGCTGGTGCGCCGCTCGCCGGCGCTACGCTTCCTGATGAACGGCGTCCCGCTGGGGGAAGCGAAAAAGCAAAGCGGTCCGGCGCGCAGCCGCGAGGCGATGGCGCGCCGGACCGGTTAG
- the cysS gene encoding cysteine--tRNA ligase, with the protein MPLDLYNTLTRRKERFEPMSPDRVGMYVCGPTVYDTAHIGNARPVVVFDLLFRLLQRLYPAVTYVRNITDVDDKIIDRSRDSGEPIEALTKRTADLYHADMDALNALRPTIEPRATHHISHMVALIGLLIERGHAYAAEGHVLFSVPSMAEYGQLSRRSLDEMIAGARVEVAPYKRDSSDFVLWKPSAADQPGWDSPWGRGRPGWHIECSAMAKEHLGVTFDIHGGGLDLIFPHHENEIAQSRCAHGGEPLARYWVHNGFVTVEGEKMSKSLGNFFTVHDLLDEFPGEAIRLTLLSAHYRQPLDFTREGLKQSKATLDRWYQALRGEPAPADAELPFDVLAALEDDLNSPLAISHLHELASAVNKATGEAGKAAAKGALRAAGEALGLLQQDPEAWFRWAPKGAAALSDADIQQRIDDRLAARKAKNYAEADRIRKELADLGIVLEDGPQGTTWKRA; encoded by the coding sequence GTGCCGCTGGACCTCTACAACACGCTGACCCGCCGCAAGGAACGCTTCGAGCCGATGAGTCCGGACCGGGTGGGCATGTATGTGTGTGGACCCACGGTCTACGACACCGCGCACATCGGCAACGCCCGCCCGGTGGTGGTGTTCGACCTGCTGTTCCGGCTGTTGCAACGGCTGTACCCGGCGGTGACCTACGTCCGCAACATCACCGACGTGGACGACAAAATCATCGACCGCTCGCGCGACAGCGGGGAGCCGATCGAGGCGCTGACCAAGCGCACCGCGGACCTCTACCACGCCGACATGGACGCGCTGAACGCGCTGCGCCCGACCATCGAGCCGCGCGCCACGCACCACATCTCGCACATGGTCGCGCTGATCGGGCTGCTGATCGAGCGGGGCCACGCCTACGCCGCGGAAGGGCACGTGCTGTTCTCCGTGCCGTCGATGGCGGAATACGGGCAGCTCTCCCGCCGCTCGCTGGACGAGATGATCGCCGGCGCCCGCGTCGAGGTCGCCCCCTACAAGCGCGACTCCTCCGACTTCGTGCTGTGGAAGCCGAGCGCCGCCGACCAGCCCGGTTGGGACAGCCCGTGGGGCCGCGGCCGGCCCGGCTGGCACATCGAATGCTCGGCCATGGCCAAGGAGCATCTAGGCGTCACCTTCGACATCCACGGCGGCGGGCTGGACCTGATCTTCCCGCACCATGAGAACGAGATCGCCCAGAGTCGCTGCGCCCACGGCGGCGAGCCGCTGGCCCGTTACTGGGTCCACAACGGCTTCGTGACCGTCGAGGGCGAGAAGATGTCCAAGTCGCTGGGCAACTTCTTCACCGTGCACGATCTGCTGGACGAATTCCCCGGCGAGGCCATCCGCCTGACGCTGCTGAGCGCGCACTACCGCCAGCCGCTGGACTTCACCCGCGAGGGGCTGAAGCAGTCCAAGGCGACGCTCGACCGCTGGTATCAGGCGCTGCGCGGCGAGCCCGCCCCGGCGGACGCCGAACTGCCGTTCGACGTGTTGGCCGCGCTGGAGGACGATCTCAACAGCCCGCTCGCCATCTCCCACCTGCATGAGCTTGCTTCGGCGGTGAACAAGGCGACGGGAGAGGCGGGAAAGGCCGCCGCCAAGGGCGCGCTGCGCGCCGCCGGGGAGGCGCTGGGCCTGCTCCAGCAGGATCCGGAGGCATGGTTCCGCTGGGCGCCGAAGGGGGCCGCTGCCCTCTCGGACGCCGACATCCAGCAGCGCATCGACGACCGACTGGCCGCCCGCAAGGCCAAGAACTACGCGGAGGCCGACCGCATCCGCAAGGAGCTGGCCGACCTCGGCATCGTCCTGGAGGACGGCCCGCAAGGCACGACCTGGAAGCGGGCGTAA
- the gltX gene encoding glutamate--tRNA ligase has product MSVAVRFAPSPTGLLHVGNVRLALVNWLFARKAGGNFLLRLDDTDEERSKPEYAEGIERDLTWLGLTWDRFARESDRYGRYDEVAAALKASGRLYPCYETPEELNLKRASLVSQGRPPIYDRAALRLGDADRARLESEGRKPHWRFKLEHTPVEWTDLVRGPVHFEGTALSDPVLIREDGRPLYTLTSVVDDADLAITHVIRGEDHVANTAVQIQIFEAVGGAVPVFAHLPLLTDAAGQGLSKRLGSLSVASLREEEGIEPMALASLLAKLGTSDAIEPRLTLDELVAEFDIAKVSRATPKFDPEELLRLNARILHLLPFERVSGELAALGLAEADAAFWEAVRPNLSRVAEARDWWAVTYAPVAPVADDPAFLAEAAALLPEEPWDLSTWGTWTGAVKAKTGRKGKDLFLPLRRALTGRDHGPELKNLLPLIGRTRAQKRLAGETA; this is encoded by the coding sequence ATGTCCGTCGCCGTCCGCTTCGCCCCCAGCCCGACCGGTCTCCTCCATGTCGGCAATGTGCGCCTCGCGCTGGTCAACTGGCTGTTCGCGCGCAAGGCGGGCGGCAATTTCCTGCTGCGCCTCGACGACACCGACGAGGAGCGCTCCAAGCCGGAATATGCGGAGGGGATCGAGCGGGACCTGACCTGGCTCGGTCTGACCTGGGACCGTTTCGCGCGGGAAAGCGACCGCTATGGCCGCTATGACGAGGTGGCCGCGGCGCTGAAGGCCAGCGGGCGGCTCTACCCCTGCTACGAGACGCCGGAGGAACTGAACCTCAAGCGCGCCAGCCTCGTGTCGCAAGGCCGTCCGCCGATCTACGACCGCGCGGCGCTCCGCCTGGGCGACGCCGACCGCGCCCGCCTCGAATCGGAGGGGCGCAAGCCGCACTGGCGCTTCAAGCTGGAGCACACGCCGGTCGAATGGACCGACCTCGTGCGCGGGCCGGTGCATTTCGAGGGGACCGCTCTCAGCGATCCCGTGCTGATCCGCGAGGACGGGCGCCCGCTCTACACGCTGACCAGCGTGGTGGACGACGCCGACCTCGCCATCACCCACGTCATCCGGGGCGAGGATCACGTCGCCAACACGGCGGTGCAGATCCAGATCTTCGAAGCGGTTGGTGGAGCGGTCCCGGTCTTCGCCCATCTGCCGCTGCTGACCGACGCGGCGGGACAGGGCCTGTCCAAACGGCTGGGCAGCTTGTCGGTGGCCAGCTTGCGCGAGGAGGAGGGGATCGAGCCGATGGCGCTGGCCAGCCTGCTCGCCAAGCTCGGCACCTCCGACGCCATCGAGCCGCGGCTGACGCTGGACGAGCTGGTGGCCGAGTTCGACATCGCCAAGGTGTCCCGCGCCACCCCGAAGTTCGACCCGGAGGAGCTGCTGCGGCTGAACGCCCGCATCCTCCACCTGCTGCCCTTCGAGCGGGTGTCCGGGGAACTGGCCGCGCTCGGCCTGGCGGAGGCCGACGCCGCCTTCTGGGAGGCGGTGCGCCCCAACCTGTCGCGCGTCGCCGAGGCCCGCGACTGGTGGGCGGTGACTTACGCGCCGGTCGCCCCGGTGGCGGACGATCCCGCCTTCCTGGCCGAGGCGGCGGCCCTGCTGCCGGAGGAGCCGTGGGACCTCTCCACCTGGGGCACCTGGACGGGTGCGGTGAAGGCGAAGACGGGCCGGAAGGGCAAGGATTTGTTCCTCCCCCTGCGCCGCGCCCTCACCGGGCGGGACCATGGACCGGAATTGAAGAACCTGCTACCCCTGATCGGCCGAACCCGCGCGCAAAAACGCCTCGCGGGAGAGACCGCGTAA